Within the Candidatus Palauibacter soopunensis genome, the region TCCCATTTCAGCGGGTACTCCCGAACGGCCACGCCGCGCCCGGCGTGGATGTCCATGGACGAGAAGTCCTGAACCGTCCACCCGCAGGCCTCAAGCTGCCCGTCGATCTCCTCGCGGGCTTGCTGCTCGGGCGTCAGTGGCACGGGGCTCTTGCCGGTTGGTTGTGGTCGTCAGGCCACGGCGAAGCGCTCGACCGCGATCTCGCCCGCGCGGCCCCGCGCCTGCCACAGATCGTAGGCCATCTGCATCCCCAGCCACGTCTCCGGCGTCGAACCGAACGCCTTCGACAGCCGGATCGCCATATCGACCGAGATCCCGGTATGCCCGTTCAACAACTCCGACAGCGCCTGACGCGTGACGCCCAGCCCCTCGGCGGCACGGGTCACCGTCAGCCCCAGCGGTTCGAGGCACTGCCGCCTCACGATGCCGCCCGGATGCGGCGGGTCGTGCGTGGCCATGATGTTCTCCTCGTTCGCAGGGGATCCAGACGCTCGGAAGGGCGGTCCTCCGGGCTGTGCTGCCCTCTTGGAGCGCCTTCAGACGGCGCTGTCGGAGGACCGCGATCATTATCGAAGTCTAGGATGTCGCCCGCCGGACGACAACACGGGATCTACCCAAACGTGGGCACAACGGGTACACTTGGAGCATGGCCCGCAAGAACGTCGCATTCAAGATCCGGCTCTCGGAAGAGTTGCGGCGGGCATTCAATGATGCCTGCCGCATGGAACACCGACCTGCCGCCCAGGTCGTTCGTGAGTTGATGCGCTGGTACATCTCCGGCGTCCAAGCTGACTCGGACCCGTCGATGCGGACGACGGCGGAGAGGAAGCGGCCAGGAAAGGGGATGGCCGGATGAGTGACGTGCTTGGGACCGACACCCCTCAAGCGGCGCCGGATGCTTCCACCTCCCCGAATCAAGGCGGAACCGACTCCTCCGTCTGCGCGGTCGATCTCTTCTGCGGAGCCGGCGGGCTCACACGCGGACTCGAAGAGTCGGGAATCGACGTAACGCTGGGCGTCGATATCGATTCCGTATGCCGATATCCCTACACGTACAACAACGCGGCGACCTTTCTCCAGAAACCTATCGAGGAAGTCACGGCGGACGACTTTCCGAGTGCGTTCCACGGCTCGTCCTACCGACTCGTGGCCGGGTGTGCGCCGTGCCAGCCGTTCTCGACCTATAGCCGATCTCGGTCACGCACCTCAGACGTTCGGTGGAATCTCTTGGACCATTTCGGTCGGTTGGTAAGGGAGGCGAAGCCTCACATCGTCACCATGGAGAACGTCCCGATGCTCCAGCGGGAGCAGGTGTTTTCCGACTTCATGGATACCCTGCGGGGCGAAGGGTTTTCCGTCGCAACGACGATCGTCGATTGCGCCGACTACGGCGTGCCTCAGAGCAGGCGGCGTCTTGTCGTGCTCGCCTCAATCCTCGGCCCTATCAACTTGGTGCCCCCGACCACACCCGATGCCCGTCGTCCGACGGTCAGGGACGCCATCGCCGACATGCCACCCATCCACGCCGGTGGAGAGTCCAGCACGGACGCGCTACACCGATCCTGCCGACTGTCACCTCTAAATGTTCAGCGGATCCGCGCCTCCAAGCCGGGCGGGACGTGGCGCGATTGGGACGAAGCGTTGATAGCCAAATGCCATCGGAAGCCTGAGGGGCGCACCTATCCGAGCGTGTACGGCCGCATGGAATGGGATCACCCGTCCCCCACGATGACGACGCAGTACTTCGGATTCGGCAATGGGCGATTCGGCCACCCGGAACAGGATCGGGCCATTTCCCTGCGCGAAGGGGCGATACTTCAGAGCTTCCCCGAGAGATACCGGTTCGTACAGCCAGGCGAGCGGATAGCCGCAAAGACGATCGGTCGCTTGGTCGGCAACGCGGTTCCGGTCAACCTTGGACACGCGATCGGGAGCAGTCTGGTGAGCCACGTTGAAGACCATCTCCGAGCCCAAGGGAGCCCGGCATGACCGACACCAACGTTGGCGATAGCAACGATTCGGCCGTCTCACCTGCGCCATCGCCATACGAGATGACCGTCGACCTCAACGTCGTCGAACATCTCGGCATCAACCTCTACAGCAACATCGCGGCCGTCTTGACCGAGGCGGTTGCCAACGCATGGGACGCCGATGCGGAGCAGGTGGAAATCGAGGTTGATCCAAACCACAAATGGATCGCGATCTCAGACGACGGCGTGGGGATGTCGGTAGCCGACATCAACGACAAGTATCTTCGTGTAGGGTATCGCCGCCGCGATGACGGCACTGACGGTAGCGTCACGGCCAAGAGGAAGAGGCCCGTGATGGGACGCAAGGGTCTCGGCAAGCTGTCGTTGTTTTCCATCGCGAACGTGATCGACGTCCAGTCCGCGAAGAACGGCGAGGCTCATGGCCTTCGCATGACGGTCGAGGGGATCCGCCAATCCCTCGAACGGGGTGACCGGTCATATCGTCCTGAACCCCTTCCACGAGAAGAGATCGAGGTTTCCCAGGGTACTCGGATCGTCCTCAAGGAGATCAAGCGAACTCGGCTCACGCCCGGCGTGACTGCACTTCGAATGAGGTTGGCCCGACGCTTCTCGATCATCGGCGAGCTGCATCGCTTCCGAGTAGCCATCGACGGTGAGCCGATCACTGCCGCCGACCGTGGCGATCTGTCTATCGCCCAATTCCTGTGGGCCTTCGGCGACTACCAACCCCCACCATCGGCCATACCGAACGTGGTCGAGAGCGAACACCTTCCCGAGCGGTCTCCAGATTGGGAAAAGAGTTGGGCGGTGCGGGGATGGCTGGGCACCGCCCGCAAACCAAAGCAGTTGGACAGCAAGGAAGCCGGCAATCTCAATGGCATCGTCGTCTTCGCGAGGGGACGCCTCTTCCACGAAAATATCCTCGACAAGGTGAACGATGGCCGCCTGTACACCAAGTACCTCACGGGGCAGATCGAGGCCGAATTCCTCGACCGAGACGACCGTCCCGACATCGCCACGAGCGACCGACAACGGATTCAAGAGGACGATCCTCGTTATGAAGCGCTACTGTCGTTCCTCCGATCCAGTCTCTCGCTCGTCGAGAAACGTTGGACGGATTGGCGCCGGAAGCATGAAGTGAAGCGGGCAAAGGAAGTGTCTCCTGCCCTTGGGGAATGGCTCGCCACGCTACCGGAAGGTCACAAGGCTACCGCCGAGAAACTGATCGCACGGCTCAGCGCTCTGCCGATCGACGAGGACGACGATCGAAAGCTGTTGTACCGACATGGCATTCTCGCATTCGAGCGAATGAGGCTGCGAGGATCGACCACCGAGTTTGTGGACAATCTGGAGAACGTCGACAAACTGCTTCGCGTCCTGGCCGACCGCGACGCCTTGGAAGCGGCGCTGTATCGCGACATTGTCAAGTCACGCTTGGAGGCCGTCCGAGAATTCCAAGGCCTGGTCGATAAGAACGTTATCGAGAAGGTGTTGCAACAGTATCTCTTCGATCACCTGTGGTTGCTCGATCCAGCATGGGAGCGCGCAACGGGCAGCGAACTGATCGAGTCTCGCTTGCGCGAGGTCGGCGTAATCACTGACGATCTGACCGAGAAGGAGAAACTGAGCCGTGTCGACATCGCCTACCGGACGAACGCTGGCAAGCACATCATCGTGGAATTGAAGCGGGCCGGGCGCGCGCTCAAGCTCTTGGATTTGGTGGCGCAGGGGCAAACATACGTCGACAAGCTGAAGAAGATCCTGCTCAAGCAGGTAGACGGTTTCCCCGACATCGAAGTCGTGTTTGTGCTGGGAAAGCCGATACAGGAACAGGACGACAATCCGGAGCGTCTCAAGGCGTCGATGACGGCAGTGTCTCCCGGTAGTCGGGTGATCTACTACGATACCCTGATCCGTGGTGCGGAGGAAGCATACTCGGAGTATTTGAAGGCCAGCAAGAAACTGGATCTTCTGGAAGGCATCGTAGAGAGGATCTGACCGAGCGTATGGCCCGGATCCAGACCACTCCTCGCCGATCCGCGCTCATGAAACGGGTGCGGCGAGAACGGACCGCCGCGGAAGATGCGGTCTGCAAGATGCTGTGGTCGATCGGCGCGCGGTATCGGCGGAACGTGAGGAGTCTTCCGGGAACCCCGGACATCGCCAACAAGGCTCGCCGGAAAGCAGCTTTCGTGCATGGCTGCTTCTGGCATCGTCACGAGGATTGTCCACGAGGTCGCATACCGCACCGAAACAACGCGTTCTGGCGCGCTAAACTGCGGCGTAATGCCGAGCGCGACCAGGAAAAGATCATGTCCCTGCGGGGCGCGGGGTACGATGTCTTCGTAGTGTGGGAATGCGAACTCGGAAGTCCTGACATCCTGCGGCAGCGTTTGGCCGAGTTTTGGTTCGCTGGGGACCCATCCTCTGGTCCGCGCTCCTGAGAACCCGACGCGGGCGGGATTCCCGCCATTCATGTGCGACTTTCCGGCTTTCGCGAGCCGACACGACCCAACGTGGCCAACGGCAAGAATGGCAGATCGTGCAGTCCTGATTGAACTTACGTCGTTTCTTGCCGTGATTCGGTTCCCCGTGACTCTGCCGCTTCGCCGGTACTCACGAGCCCGCTCGCGTACACGCGCGGGGCGGCGGTCACGACCGAGGGATCGGCCTCGATGGTGCGCAGGATCTCCCCCACGTCGGCACCCTCGCGGCCGCCGATGGTCTCGTACAG harbors:
- a CDS encoding DNA cytosine methyltransferase, translated to MSDVLGTDTPQAAPDASTSPNQGGTDSSVCAVDLFCGAGGLTRGLEESGIDVTLGVDIDSVCRYPYTYNNAATFLQKPIEEVTADDFPSAFHGSSYRLVAGCAPCQPFSTYSRSRSRTSDVRWNLLDHFGRLVREAKPHIVTMENVPMLQREQVFSDFMDTLRGEGFSVATTIVDCADYGVPQSRRRLVVLASILGPINLVPPTTPDARRPTVRDAIADMPPIHAGGESSTDALHRSCRLSPLNVQRIRASKPGGTWRDWDEALIAKCHRKPEGRTYPSVYGRMEWDHPSPTMTTQYFGFGNGRFGHPEQDRAISLREGAILQSFPERYRFVQPGERIAAKTIGRLVGNAVPVNLGHAIGSSLVSHVEDHLRAQGSPA
- a CDS encoding very short patch repair endonuclease, which translates into the protein MARIQTTPRRSALMKRVRRERTAAEDAVCKMLWSIGARYRRNVRSLPGTPDIANKARRKAAFVHGCFWHRHEDCPRGRIPHRNNAFWRAKLRRNAERDQEKIMSLRGAGYDVFVVWECELGSPDILRQRLAEFWFAGDPSSGPRS
- a CDS encoding ATP-binding protein, translating into MTDTNVGDSNDSAVSPAPSPYEMTVDLNVVEHLGINLYSNIAAVLTEAVANAWDADAEQVEIEVDPNHKWIAISDDGVGMSVADINDKYLRVGYRRRDDGTDGSVTAKRKRPVMGRKGLGKLSLFSIANVIDVQSAKNGEAHGLRMTVEGIRQSLERGDRSYRPEPLPREEIEVSQGTRIVLKEIKRTRLTPGVTALRMRLARRFSIIGELHRFRVAIDGEPITAADRGDLSIAQFLWAFGDYQPPPSAIPNVVESEHLPERSPDWEKSWAVRGWLGTARKPKQLDSKEAGNLNGIVVFARGRLFHENILDKVNDGRLYTKYLTGQIEAEFLDRDDRPDIATSDRQRIQEDDPRYEALLSFLRSSLSLVEKRWTDWRRKHEVKRAKEVSPALGEWLATLPEGHKATAEKLIARLSALPIDEDDDRKLLYRHGILAFERMRLRGSTTEFVDNLENVDKLLRVLADRDALEAALYRDIVKSRLEAVREFQGLVDKNVIEKVLQQYLFDHLWLLDPAWERATGSELIESRLREVGVITDDLTEKEKLSRVDIAYRTNAGKHIIVELKRAGRALKLLDLVAQGQTYVDKLKKILLKQVDGFPDIEVVFVLGKPIQEQDDNPERLKASMTAVSPGSRVIYYDTLIRGAEEAYSEYLKASKKLDLLEGIVERI
- a CDS encoding HigA family addiction module antitoxin: MATHDPPHPGGIVRRQCLEPLGLTVTRAAEGLGVTRQALSELLNGHTGISVDMAIRLSKAFGSTPETWLGMQMAYDLWQARGRAGEIAVERFAVA